One stretch of Serinicoccus hydrothermalis DNA includes these proteins:
- a CDS encoding YtxH domain-containing protein produces MRNKLLLLVGAAAGYVLGARAGRERYDQIADQASKAWGNPKVQETVEQVKAKAPELGQKVSDQAKATADEVKAKVTGHESTDADGTYENPTGSLDGDGEATVDATGFGPGGEKLP; encoded by the coding sequence ATGCGCAACAAGCTGCTGCTGCTCGTCGGTGCCGCCGCAGGTTACGTCCTCGGTGCCCGCGCCGGACGCGAGCGTTACGACCAGATCGCCGACCAGGCCAGCAAGGCCTGGGGCAACCCGAAGGTCCAGGAGACCGTCGAGCAGGTCAAGGCCAAGGCGCCCGAGCTCGGCCAGAAGGTGAGCGACCAGGCCAAGGCCACGGCCGACGAGGTCAAGGCCAAGGTCACCGGGCACGAGAGCACCGACGCCGACGGCACCTACGAGAACCCGACCGGCAGCCTCGACGGCGACGGCGAGGCCACGGTCGACGCGACCGGCTTCGGCCCGGGTGGCGAGAAGCTGCCCTGA
- a CDS encoding type II toxin-antitoxin system VapC family toxin codes for MLYVDSSALLKRVFAEVASDVVRDVIAQRHAVEDVVVSSELAWLEVSRALLRAEVGQVDDLVDLACSGIARHPLSSPVLDRARRIGPSQIRSLDAIHLAAAVTLGAEEMLTFDHRLAEAAQSLGVRAIP; via the coding sequence TTGCTCTACGTCGACTCCAGTGCACTGCTCAAACGGGTCTTCGCCGAGGTCGCGTCCGATGTCGTCCGCGACGTCATCGCGCAACGCCACGCCGTGGAGGACGTCGTCGTCTCGTCGGAGCTGGCCTGGCTGGAAGTGTCCCGCGCCCTGCTGCGTGCCGAGGTCGGGCAGGTGGATGACCTGGTCGACCTCGCCTGCTCCGGCATCGCCCGACACCCTCTGAGCTCCCCCGTCCTCGACCGCGCCCGACGCATCGGCCCATCCCAGATCCGCTCCCTCGACGCCATTCACCTGGCCGCTGCTGTCACGCTGGGCGCCGAGGAGATGCTCACCTTCGACCATCGTCTCGCGGAGGCCGCGCAGTCCCTGGGAGTGAGAGCCATCCCGTGA
- a CDS encoding ribbon-helix-helix domain-containing protein, translating to MATNLRLPDDLAAALRDEAERLGQSQQALVRQAIAEKLGLTSSETPLQAVLRQGVVEPPTPFQNPAPPLKLPDGETLLDLLDRDDRV from the coding sequence ATGGCAACCAACCTTCGGCTCCCCGATGACCTCGCTGCGGCACTGCGGGATGAGGCAGAGCGTCTCGGGCAGTCGCAGCAGGCCCTGGTCCGGCAGGCCATCGCAGAGAAGCTCGGGCTGACGTCGAGCGAGACTCCGCTGCAGGCAGTCCTCAGGCAGGGAGTCGTCGAGCCGCCGACCCCGTTCCAGAATCCGGCGCCCCCGTTGAAGCTCCCGGACGGGGAGACCTTGCTCGACCTCCTCGACCGGGACGACCGGGTGTAG
- a CDS encoding cold-shock protein, translating to MAQGTVKWFNAEKGFGFIAQDGGGPDVFVHYSAIETNGYRTLEEAQRVEFDVTQSPKGPQADAVRPL from the coding sequence ATGGCACAGGGAACCGTGAAGTGGTTCAACGCGGAGAAGGGCTTCGGCTTCATCGCTCAGGATGGCGGTGGCCCCGACGTGTTCGTCCACTACTCGGCCATCGAGACCAACGGCTACCGGACGCTCGAGGAGGCCCAGCGGGTCGAGTTCGACGTCACGCAGAGCCCGAAGGGCCCGCAGGCGGACGCCGTCCGCCCGCTCTGA
- a CDS encoding LCP family protein: MSDTRGTPERGSGAPESSSQRVPRQSGSGHSLRRALSLTTLSAILPGSGLLGTPRRRLGLVVLALAVLALLVVGGYALTNGLTTTALQTAADTGRLRAIAVLLVLGTLVWVGAIALTALASAPRRATSGGRAALITLTAVLCLAVTAPAVFGVRYIDAHVDAVDKVFSSSGTVGGGGGGSTPTSVVGDDPDDPWKDQPRVNVLLLGSDAADAREGTRTDTMIVASIDTTTGDSVLFSIPRNLQAIPIPRDNPLHEVYGPVYDCGDQCLMNSIWTEAELTAEEHPDWYADDPTPGQTATREVLSGILGIPIHHTVIVNMEGFADLVDAMGGVLVNVQEPIPIGGRTFTDANGKLQLDESSDYTWLEAGSQRLDGPDALAYSRSRVTSDDFSRMRRQRCMVAAVVDQVNPMTMVQRYPQIIGAVGDNVVTDIPQEDLDEWAALVLKVQGATMSSLPFTGANIDTVDPNYSQIRARVYDAIHPQPAPEPPAEDEATATSAPEDAEETTEAPQEDDAAATSEEPSDDLEDVGAVCN; this comes from the coding sequence ATGTCCGACACCCGTGGAACCCCCGAGCGCGGCTCCGGTGCACCCGAGTCGTCCTCGCAGCGGGTCCCGCGGCAGTCCGGCTCGGGCCACAGCCTGCGGCGCGCGCTCAGCCTCACGACGCTGAGCGCGATCCTGCCCGGCTCCGGGCTCCTCGGCACCCCGCGACGCCGCCTGGGTCTGGTCGTCCTCGCGCTGGCCGTGCTCGCGCTCCTCGTCGTCGGCGGGTATGCCCTCACCAACGGCCTCACGACGACCGCGCTGCAGACCGCCGCCGACACCGGTCGCCTGCGCGCGATCGCGGTGCTCCTCGTGCTCGGGACCCTGGTCTGGGTGGGGGCCATCGCCCTGACCGCCCTGGCCTCCGCGCCACGACGGGCCACCTCCGGCGGCCGGGCCGCCCTCATCACGCTCACCGCTGTCCTGTGCCTGGCCGTCACGGCCCCGGCGGTCTTCGGGGTGCGCTACATCGACGCCCACGTGGACGCGGTCGACAAGGTCTTCAGCTCCAGCGGCACCGTCGGCGGGGGCGGCGGCGGCTCCACGCCCACCTCCGTGGTCGGGGACGACCCCGACGACCCGTGGAAGGACCAGCCCCGGGTCAACGTCCTGCTGCTCGGGTCCGACGCCGCGGACGCCCGCGAGGGCACCCGCACGGACACGATGATCGTCGCCAGCATCGACACCACCACCGGCGACAGCGTGCTGTTCTCCATCCCCCGCAACCTCCAGGCGATCCCGATCCCGCGGGACAACCCGCTCCACGAGGTCTACGGCCCGGTCTACGACTGCGGCGATCAGTGCCTCATGAACAGCATCTGGACCGAGGCGGAGCTCACCGCCGAGGAGCACCCGGACTGGTATGCCGACGACCCGACGCCCGGGCAGACCGCGACCCGCGAGGTGCTCTCCGGGATCCTGGGAATACCGATCCACCACACGGTGATCGTCAACATGGAGGGCTTCGCCGACCTCGTGGACGCCATGGGCGGGGTGCTCGTCAACGTGCAGGAGCCGATCCCGATCGGCGGGCGCACCTTCACCGACGCCAACGGCAAGCTGCAGCTGGACGAGAGCTCGGACTACACGTGGCTCGAGGCCGGCTCGCAGCGCCTCGACGGACCGGACGCGCTCGCCTACTCGCGCTCACGCGTCACCTCCGACGACTTCTCCCGGATGCGGCGCCAGCGCTGCATGGTCGCGGCCGTCGTGGACCAGGTGAACCCGATGACGATGGTGCAGCGCTACCCCCAGATCATCGGCGCCGTCGGCGACAACGTGGTCACCGACATACCGCAGGAGGACCTCGACGAGTGGGCCGCGCTGGTGCTCAAGGTGCAGGGCGCCACCATGAGCAGCCTGCCGTTCACCGGCGCCAACATCGACACCGTGGACCCCAACTACTCCCAGATCCGGGCCCGCGTCTACGACGCGATCCACCCGCAGCCGGCGCCGGAGCCGCCCGCGGAGGACGAGGCGACCGCGACGAGCGCCCCGGAGGACGCCGAGGAGACGACGGAGGCACCGCAGGAGGACGACGCGGCGGCGACCTCGGAGGAGCCCTCGGACGACCTCGAGGACGTCGGGGCCGTCTGCAACTGA
- a CDS encoding 2-hydroxyacid dehydrogenase, whose protein sequence is MSRVVVTGRIPKPGLDILRRAGHEVDVWDSEDQQPREQLLEQVRGADALLTLLTEKVDAELLDAAGDQLQVVANVAVGYNNVDVEVCRERGVVATNTPGVLTEATGDIAMGLILMATRRLGEGERIIRSGTPWQWGMFYLLGSGLQRKTLGVVGLGGIGAATARRARAFGMNVIYSSRSQAPRDLELELGAHRVDLDTLLAESDVLSLHCPYSPATHHLLGSEEFAAMKPSAYVVNTARGPVIDEAALVEALQSGQIAGAGLDVFEDEPEVHPGLLECENAVLVPHLGSATIETRTAMATLAADNAVAVLAGEEPPSPIR, encoded by the coding sequence ATGAGCCGGGTCGTCGTCACGGGTCGCATCCCCAAGCCGGGTCTGGACATCCTGCGCCGCGCCGGGCACGAGGTCGACGTCTGGGACAGCGAGGACCAGCAGCCCCGCGAGCAGCTGCTCGAGCAGGTGCGGGGCGCGGACGCGCTGCTCACCCTGCTCACCGAGAAGGTCGACGCCGAGCTGCTCGACGCCGCCGGCGACCAGCTGCAGGTCGTGGCCAACGTCGCGGTCGGCTACAACAACGTCGACGTCGAGGTATGCCGGGAGCGCGGCGTCGTGGCGACCAACACCCCGGGGGTGCTCACCGAGGCGACGGGCGACATCGCGATGGGGCTCATCCTCATGGCGACGCGCCGGCTGGGCGAGGGCGAGCGCATCATCCGCAGCGGCACCCCCTGGCAGTGGGGGATGTTCTACCTGCTCGGGTCGGGGCTGCAGCGCAAGACCCTCGGCGTCGTGGGGCTCGGCGGGATCGGGGCGGCGACCGCCCGGCGGGCACGGGCCTTCGGGATGAACGTCATCTACTCCTCCCGCTCGCAGGCACCGCGCGACCTGGAGCTGGAGCTCGGCGCGCACCGCGTCGACCTGGACACGCTGCTCGCGGAGTCCGACGTGCTCAGCCTGCACTGCCCCTACTCCCCGGCCACGCACCACCTGCTCGGCTCGGAGGAGTTCGCGGCGATGAAGCCGAGCGCCTACGTCGTCAACACCGCCCGCGGGCCGGTCATCGACGAGGCCGCCCTGGTCGAGGCGCTGCAGAGCGGGCAGATCGCCGGCGCCGGCCTGGACGTCTTCGAGGACGAGCCGGAGGTCCACCCCGGCCTGCTGGAGTGCGAGAACGCCGTCCTCGTGCCGCACCTGGGCTCGGCGACGATCGAGACCCGCACCGCGATGGCGACGCTCGCCGCCGACAACGCCGTGGCCGTCCTCGCCGGCGAGGAGCCGCCCTCCCCCATCCGGTGA
- a CDS encoding pyridoxal phosphate-dependent aminotransferase, whose protein sequence is MRLASRLDNLGTETAFAVAAAAADWKSRGNEVFPFHLGDLDFPLADHIVEAMNSAIADGKTGYCPGPGIPELRAALAEDIGSRRGMTFGPEHVTVMTGGKPVITKFLQAVMNPGDEVLYPNPGFPIYESQIEYLGGVGKAYRYLPTDDGFAIDLDQVRDAITDRTVAIIYNDLQNPISAESTDAEREAIAALAQEHDLWVLSDEAYFEMRYEGGSTSIASLPGMAERTCILYTFSKKFAMTGSRLGCAVAPTELGRVFSTMNTNDESCTTHYVQWAGIAALQGTQQPVADMLDTLRGRRDAACEIVNSTPGMSVETPRSTFYLFPDVTEAIGLVGADGLADFAQQALHATGVSFCTRNHFGRPQPGEDRSYIRFAYSGLSEDKIRRGLGDLRDWIGSHA, encoded by the coding sequence ATGCGCCTCGCCAGCAGACTCGACAACCTCGGCACCGAGACCGCGTTCGCGGTGGCAGCCGCCGCCGCGGACTGGAAGTCCCGGGGCAACGAGGTCTTCCCGTTCCACCTCGGGGACCTCGACTTCCCCCTGGCCGACCACATCGTCGAGGCCATGAACTCCGCCATCGCGGACGGGAAGACCGGCTACTGCCCGGGACCGGGCATACCCGAGCTGCGGGCGGCCCTGGCCGAGGACATCGGCTCGCGCCGCGGCATGACCTTCGGCCCCGAGCACGTGACCGTCATGACCGGCGGCAAGCCGGTGATCACCAAGTTCCTCCAGGCGGTGATGAACCCGGGCGACGAGGTGCTCTACCCCAACCCCGGTTTCCCGATCTACGAGAGCCAGATCGAGTACCTCGGGGGCGTGGGCAAGGCCTACCGCTACCTCCCGACCGACGACGGCTTCGCGATCGACCTGGACCAGGTGCGCGACGCGATCACCGACCGCACCGTCGCGATCATCTACAACGACCTGCAGAACCCCATCTCGGCCGAGTCGACCGACGCCGAGCGGGAGGCGATCGCCGCGCTCGCGCAGGAGCACGACCTGTGGGTGCTCTCCGACGAGGCCTACTTCGAGATGCGCTACGAGGGCGGGTCGACCTCGATCGCGAGCCTCCCGGGCATGGCGGAGCGCACCTGCATCCTCTACACCTTCTCCAAAAAGTTCGCGATGACCGGCTCCCGCCTCGGCTGCGCGGTCGCGCCGACCGAGCTCGGCAGGGTCTTCTCCACGATGAACACCAACGACGAGTCGTGCACCACGCACTACGTGCAGTGGGCGGGGATCGCGGCGCTGCAGGGGACCCAGCAGCCGGTCGCCGACATGCTCGACACCCTGCGCGGGCGGCGTGACGCGGCCTGCGAGATCGTCAACAGCACCCCCGGTATGTCCGTGGAGACCCCGCGCTCGACGTTCTACCTCTTCCCGGACGTCACCGAGGCGATCGGCCTGGTCGGCGCGGACGGTCTCGCGGACTTCGCGCAGCAGGCGCTGCACGCGACGGGCGTGAGCTTCTGCACCCGCAACCACTTCGGCCGCCCGCAGCCGGGCGAGGACCGCAGCTACATCCGCTTCGCCTACTCCGGACTCTCGGAGGACAAGATCCGGCGCGGCCTGGGTGACCTGCGCGACTGGATCGGGAGCCACGCATGA
- a CDS encoding sugar porter family MFS transporter → MSQQPQVQVGERDYYLGKAILLASVAALGGFLFGFDTAVINGAVNAMRDDFGMGATLTGFVVSSALLGCMVGAYVAGRLAERLGRIRVMMLASALFTISAIGSGFAFGPADMILWRVVGGIGVGMASVIAPAYIAEIAPASIRGRLGSLQQLAIVTGIFIALLSDYFLAGVAGGSAEALWGSTAWRWMFWAEIIPAVAYGVLATTIPESPRYLVTLGKVDEAREVLGRVMMRGITERITEIQRTVRREAKASLNDLMKSSGGLLPIVWIGIGLSVFQQFVGINVIFYYSSTLWQAVGFTEEDALTQTVITSVTNIVVTIVAIALIDKIGRRVLLMIGSAGMFVTLGTMAWIFANAPVVDGSPSLGDTNGIIALIAANGFVVFFGMSWGPAVWVLLGEMFNNRIRATALGVAAAAQWLANFAISTSFPRMAELGLGFAYGFYTLFALLSFFFVMKFVPETNGRELEDMD, encoded by the coding sequence ATGTCGCAGCAACCACAGGTCCAGGTCGGAGAACGCGACTACTACCTCGGCAAGGCGATCCTGCTCGCCTCGGTCGCGGCGCTGGGAGGCTTCCTCTTCGGCTTCGACACCGCGGTCATCAACGGCGCGGTCAACGCCATGCGGGACGACTTCGGGATGGGGGCGACGCTGACCGGCTTCGTCGTCAGCTCGGCCCTGCTGGGCTGCATGGTCGGTGCGTATGTCGCCGGTCGCCTCGCGGAGCGGCTGGGCCGCATCCGGGTCATGATGCTGGCCTCGGCGCTGTTCACCATCTCGGCCATCGGCTCGGGATTCGCCTTCGGGCCGGCGGACATGATCCTCTGGCGCGTCGTCGGCGGCATCGGGGTCGGCATGGCCTCGGTCATCGCCCCGGCCTACATCGCCGAGATCGCGCCGGCCTCCATCCGCGGGCGGCTGGGCTCGCTGCAGCAGCTGGCGATCGTCACCGGCATCTTCATCGCGCTGCTGTCCGACTACTTCCTCGCCGGCGTCGCCGGCGGCTCGGCCGAGGCGCTGTGGGGCAGCACCGCGTGGCGCTGGATGTTCTGGGCGGAGATCATCCCGGCGGTCGCCTACGGCGTGCTGGCCACGACCATCCCCGAGTCGCCGCGCTACCTCGTGACCCTGGGCAAGGTCGACGAGGCACGCGAGGTGCTCGGCCGGGTCATGATGCGGGGCATCACCGAGCGGATCACCGAGATCCAGCGGACCGTGCGCCGCGAGGCCAAGGCGTCCCTGAACGACCTCATGAAGTCCAGCGGCGGGCTGCTCCCGATCGTCTGGATCGGGATCGGGCTGTCGGTCTTCCAGCAGTTCGTCGGGATCAACGTCATCTTCTACTACTCCTCGACGCTGTGGCAGGCGGTCGGCTTCACCGAGGAGGACGCGCTCACCCAGACCGTCATCACCTCGGTGACCAACATCGTCGTCACCATCGTCGCGATCGCGCTCATCGACAAGATCGGTCGCCGGGTGCTGCTCATGATCGGCTCGGCGGGCATGTTCGTGACCCTGGGCACCATGGCGTGGATCTTCGCGAACGCGCCGGTCGTCGACGGCTCGCCCTCGCTCGGGGACACCAACGGCATCATCGCGCTCATCGCGGCCAACGGCTTCGTCGTCTTCTTCGGTATGTCGTGGGGCCCGGCCGTCTGGGTGCTCCTCGGCGAGATGTTCAACAACCGCATCCGGGCCACGGCGCTCGGCGTGGCGGCCGCGGCCCAGTGGCTGGCCAACTTCGCCATCTCCACGAGCTTCCCGCGGATGGCCGAGCTGGGCCTGGGCTTCGCCTACGGCTTCTACACCCTCTTCGCGCTGCTGAGCTTCTTCTTCGTCATGAAGTTCGTGCCGGAGACCAACGGCCGCGAGCTGGAGGACATGGACTGA
- a CDS encoding type IV toxin-antitoxin system AbiEi family antitoxin domain-containing protein produces the protein MDDLPRLAAFLAVHDGALTAAEARRLGLGPNDLRRLVSDDVLRRVARGATPSRRRTGRPRRGGRSSR, from the coding sequence ATGGACGACCTGCCACGCCTCGCCGCCTTCCTCGCCGTCCACGACGGTGCCCTCACCGCGGCCGAGGCGCGCCGCCTCGGCCTCGGCCCGAACGACCTGCGGCGCCTCGTCTCCGACGACGTGCTGCGGCGCGTCGCGCGCGGCGCTACGCCGAGCCGTCGGAGGACCGGGCGACCGAGGCGAGGAGGTCGGTCGTCGCGGTGA
- a CDS encoding alpha/beta hydrolase encodes MHRPTTLDRRTLLALAGTGVLSACSGPVDAPDAPDASSGGPDDPTEQTGEENGMSTGGDEVTAGMERITYGEEESQWVERRVPTGPSRGTVVVLHGGFWRAAYGADLGTPLAEDLTAQGWTTLNVEYRRVGDGGGFPQTFDDVHAALELVDVDGPVVTLGHSAGGQLAAWAAGRLRTGQWSGDVEVTHVVSQAGVLDLGTAYEERLGGGAVEDFLAATPDDPLYDLVDPIRQVPLDAPLWALHAPDDGQVPISQSEAYVTAAREAGAKAEQIEVTGGHFNLIDVGTGAWAEVVRVLDSISSR; translated from the coding sequence ATGCACAGGCCCACGACCCTCGACCGGCGGACGCTGCTCGCGCTCGCCGGCACGGGTGTGCTGTCGGCCTGCTCGGGCCCGGTCGACGCACCGGACGCACCGGATGCGTCGTCGGGCGGTCCGGATGATCCGACGGAGCAGACCGGTGAGGAGAACGGCATGAGCACGGGCGGCGACGAGGTGACAGCTGGGATGGAGCGGATCACCTACGGCGAGGAGGAGTCGCAATGGGTCGAGCGGCGGGTGCCCACGGGCCCGAGCCGCGGCACCGTCGTCGTGCTCCACGGCGGCTTCTGGCGGGCGGCCTACGGCGCCGACCTGGGCACCCCGCTGGCCGAGGACCTCACCGCACAGGGGTGGACCACGCTCAACGTGGAGTACCGGCGGGTCGGTGACGGCGGCGGCTTCCCCCAGACCTTCGACGACGTCCACGCGGCGCTGGAGCTCGTGGACGTCGACGGCCCGGTCGTCACCCTCGGGCACAGCGCCGGTGGCCAGCTCGCGGCCTGGGCCGCCGGCCGGCTGCGGACCGGCCAGTGGTCCGGGGACGTCGAGGTGACCCACGTCGTGTCGCAGGCCGGCGTGCTCGACCTGGGCACGGCATACGAGGAACGCCTGGGCGGGGGCGCGGTCGAGGACTTCCTCGCCGCGACGCCCGACGACCCTCTCTACGACCTCGTCGACCCGATCCGGCAGGTGCCGCTCGACGCACCACTCTGGGCCCTGCACGCCCCCGACGACGGGCAGGTGCCGATCAGCCAGTCCGAGGCCTACGTCACCGCTGCGCGTGAGGCCGGCGCCAAGGCCGAGCAGATCGAGGTGACCGGCGGCCACTTCAACCTCATCGATGTCGGCACCGGTGCCTGGGCCGAGGTGGTCCGCGTCCTCGACAGCATCTCGTCCCGCTGA
- the def gene encoding peptide deformylase: protein MAVRPITVIGHKALHAPTKKVREITDEVRTLVDDMFDTMAAAEGVGLAANQVGVRLRLFVYDCPVPGEDNARGVVVNPALERLGTPAPLDEEDGEGCLSVPGEWFPLARHPRARVTGTDLDGREVVVEGEGLLARCLQHETDHLDGYLYLDKLTGPVKAEAREAVKDRGWAADGIVKWDPSATTADEV from the coding sequence ATGGCAGTCCGACCCATCACCGTCATCGGCCACAAGGCCCTGCACGCGCCGACGAAGAAGGTGCGCGAGATCACCGACGAGGTGCGCACGCTCGTCGACGACATGTTCGACACCATGGCCGCGGCGGAGGGCGTGGGGCTCGCCGCCAACCAGGTCGGGGTCCGGCTGCGGCTCTTCGTCTACGACTGCCCCGTGCCCGGTGAGGACAACGCCCGAGGCGTCGTCGTCAACCCGGCGCTGGAGCGGCTGGGAACACCGGCGCCGCTGGACGAGGAGGACGGCGAGGGCTGCCTGTCGGTCCCCGGCGAGTGGTTCCCCCTCGCGCGGCACCCGCGGGCGCGGGTCACCGGCACCGACCTCGACGGCCGGGAGGTCGTCGTCGAGGGCGAGGGGTTGCTGGCGCGTTGCCTGCAGCACGAGACCGACCACCTCGACGGCTACCTCTACCTCGACAAGCTCACCGGGCCGGTCAAGGCCGAGGCCCGCGAGGCGGTCAAGGACCGCGGCTGGGCGGCGGACGGCATCGTCAAGTGGGACCCGTCGGCCACGACCGCCGACGAGGTCTGA